The sequence CAGCGAAGGTCAAACTATTCGTTTAGAGAAGCTGGAAGTAGCTACTGGCGAAACAATCGAGTTTGATACTGTAATGATGGTCGCTAATGGCGATGACATTCAAATTGGCGCTCCAATCCTTGCGGGCGTTAAAGTTAAAGCGGAAGTGGTTGCTCACGGTCGCGGCGATAAAGTTAAGATTGTTAAGTTCCGTCGTCGTAAACACAGCCGTAAACAACAGGGCCACCGTCAGTGGTTTACTGATGTTAAAATCACTGGTATCGCTTAAGGTTTAGGAGAGTAGTTCAATGGCACATAAAAAGGCTGGCGGCTCGACTCGTAACGGTCGTGATTCCGAAGCAAAACGTCTGGGTGTTAAACGTTTCGGTGGTGAAGCTGTATTAGCAGGTAGCATCATCGTTCGTCAACGTGGTACTAAGTTCCATGCAGGTACTAACGTTGGTTGTGGTCGTGACCATACCCTGTTTGCATTAGCTGACGGAAAAATTAAGTTCGAAGTTAAAGGTCCAAACAACCGTAA comes from Proteus vulgaris and encodes:
- the rpmA gene encoding 50S ribosomal protein L27 is translated as MAHKKAGGSTRNGRDSEAKRLGVKRFGGEAVLAGSIIVRQRGTKFHAGTNVGCGRDHTLFALADGKIKFEVKGPNNRKFISIEAE
- the rplU gene encoding 50S ribosomal protein L21 translates to MYAVFQSGGKQHRVSEGQTIRLEKLEVATGETIEFDTVMMVANGDDIQIGAPILAGVKVKAEVVAHGRGDKVKIVKFRRRKHSRKQQGHRQWFTDVKITGIA